A DNA window from Mesorhizobium sp. C432A contains the following coding sequences:
- the msrB gene encoding peptide-methionine (R)-S-oxide reductase MsrB: MNRRDLLLSGAALAAVAGAAATLRMGGPAKAAETFEVTKTDTEWHAILSDEAFNVLRKEGTEYPGTSPLLNEHRKGIFACAGCDLPVYPSDTKFESGTGWPSFWQEIANAVGKTEDRSLGMTRTEVHCRRCGGHLGHVFDDGPAPTGLRHCINGVALSFKPATA; this comes from the coding sequence ATGAACCGTCGAGATTTGCTTTTGAGCGGCGCCGCCCTCGCTGCCGTGGCCGGCGCGGCGGCAACGTTGCGCATGGGCGGGCCCGCTAAGGCTGCCGAAACCTTCGAGGTCACCAAGACCGACACCGAATGGCACGCCATCCTGTCCGACGAAGCCTTCAACGTGCTGCGCAAGGAAGGCACCGAGTATCCCGGCACCAGCCCGCTGCTGAACGAGCATCGCAAGGGCATTTTCGCCTGCGCCGGTTGCGACCTGCCGGTCTACCCCTCAGACACCAAGTTCGAGTCCGGCACCGGCTGGCCGAGCTTCTGGCAGGAGATTGCCAACGCCGTCGGCAAGACCGAGGACCGTTCGCTGGGCATGACCCGCACCGAGGTCCATTGCCGCCGCTGCGGCGGTCATCTCGGCCATGTCTTCGATGACGGTCCCGCACCCACCGGCCTGCGCCATTGCATCAACGGCGTTGCGCTCAGCTTCAAGCCGGCCACTGCCTGA
- a CDS encoding fasciclin domain-containing protein — translation MRRIATLLLAGTIAVSALATIAYAENPMVGGAAMYANKNIVENAVNSKDHTTLVAAVKAAGLVETLQGAGPFTVFAPTNEAFAALPAGTVESLLKPENKDKLTKILTCHVIGAKAMGADVASMAKADGGTHKVKTVGGCELSLKADGGKVTVTDENGNVANVTIADVEQSNGVIHVIDKVLLPKM, via the coding sequence ATGCGTAGAATCGCCACCCTTTTGCTCGCCGGTACCATTGCCGTCTCCGCCCTCGCCACAATCGCCTATGCCGAGAATCCGATGGTTGGCGGCGCCGCCATGTACGCCAACAAGAACATCGTTGAGAACGCCGTCAATTCGAAGGATCACACGACACTGGTCGCCGCCGTCAAGGCTGCCGGCCTGGTCGAGACACTGCAGGGCGCCGGCCCGTTCACCGTGTTCGCGCCGACCAATGAGGCCTTCGCCGCGCTTCCGGCTGGCACGGTCGAGTCGCTGCTCAAGCCCGAGAACAAGGACAAGCTCACCAAGATCCTGACCTGCCATGTCATCGGCGCCAAGGCGATGGGCGCCGATGTCGCCTCGATGGCCAAGGCCGATGGCGGCACCCACAAGGTCAAGACGGTCGGCGGCTGCGAGCTGTCGCTCAAGGCTGATGGCGGCAAGGTCACCGTGACCGACGAGAACGGCAATGTCGCCAATGTGACGATCGCCGACGTCGAGCAGTCGAACGGCGTCATCCACGTCATCGACAAGGTCCTGCTGCCGAAGATGTAA
- a CDS encoding anti-sigma factor, whose product MTLAEENGPERGGDDLLAAEYVLGVLPADERQIASGRIDAETGFARLVDSWEVNLSPMAAAYAEVEPPATIKPAIDRRLFSSTAASMTAPSGSLWSSLSFWRGLTAAALAALVLYVAVPYVRSPVVVPQERLVASLAAEGSDVKYLVVYDASRRDVGLSLVSGERAAGKDFELWMIEGKNAPVSMGVIPAGQVAHIPVTPAVQQKLAQGAVLAVSVEPTGGSTTGQPTGPVVAAGDLKGI is encoded by the coding sequence ATGACCCTGGCAGAAGAAAATGGACCGGAACGTGGAGGCGACGACCTGCTCGCAGCCGAATACGTTCTCGGCGTGCTGCCGGCGGATGAGCGCCAGATAGCCTCCGGACGCATCGACGCGGAGACCGGCTTTGCCCGTCTCGTCGATTCCTGGGAAGTAAACCTCTCGCCGATGGCTGCCGCTTATGCTGAGGTAGAGCCGCCGGCCACCATCAAGCCGGCTATCGATCGCCGGCTGTTCTCCTCCACCGCGGCGTCGATGACGGCCCCGAGCGGCAGCCTGTGGTCCAGCCTTAGCTTCTGGCGCGGCCTCACCGCAGCGGCTCTCGCGGCCCTGGTGCTCTATGTCGCCGTGCCTTACGTCAGGTCGCCGGTCGTCGTGCCGCAGGAGCGCCTCGTCGCCTCGCTGGCTGCCGAAGGCAGCGATGTCAAATACCTTGTCGTCTACGACGCTTCCCGCCGCGATGTCGGCCTGTCGCTGGTTTCGGGCGAACGCGCCGCCGGCAAGGACTTCGAACTGTGGATGATCGAAGGCAAGAATGCTCCGGTCTCGATGGGCGTCATCCCCGCCGGCCAGGTCGCCCATATCCCGGTTACCCCGGCCGTGCAGCAGAAGCTGGCGCAAGGCGCCGTGCTTGCTGTCAGCGTCGAGCCGACGGGCGGTTCGACGACGGGACAGCCGACCGGACCGGTCGTTGCCGCGGGCGACCTGAAGGGCATCTGA
- a CDS encoding sigma-70 family RNA polymerase sigma factor, protein MTPQDISTLIVRTSMKDRTAFDLLYRQTSAKLFGVCLRVLKDRGDAEEALQEVFVKVWTKADRFAVSDLSPISWLVAIARNHAIDRIRSRRKPAADIDAALDVADPGPGPEAMVVAGGESERIYQCLEELEQDRAQAVRGAYLNGESYAELAERHKVPLNTMRTWLRRSLLKLRECLER, encoded by the coding sequence ATGACGCCGCAGGATATCTCCACCCTGATTGTCCGGACCTCGATGAAGGATCGGACTGCGTTCGATCTGCTTTACCGGCAAACCAGTGCGAAACTTTTCGGCGTGTGCCTTCGTGTATTGAAGGATCGCGGAGATGCGGAAGAAGCGCTGCAAGAGGTCTTCGTCAAAGTGTGGACGAAGGCGGATCGTTTCGCTGTTTCTGATCTCAGCCCAATCTCCTGGCTGGTGGCCATAGCACGCAATCATGCGATTGATCGCATCCGGTCGCGACGCAAGCCTGCTGCCGATATCGATGCCGCGCTCGACGTGGCTGACCCCGGTCCGGGGCCAGAGGCTATGGTTGTTGCGGGCGGTGAATCCGAGCGCATCTATCAGTGCCTTGAAGAGTTGGAACAAGACCGGGCGCAAGCCGTTCGGGGTGCTTATTTGAACGGCGAAAGTTACGCCGAGCTCGCGGAACGTCACAAGGTTCCGCTCAACACGATGCGGACATGGCTGCGCCGCAGCCTGTTGAAACTTAGAGAATGTCTGGAAAGATGA
- a CDS encoding amidase family protein — translation MGPKGADELLENLLDKLHLTRLLEIRSLFGQLMDKSLWFTHRPAIQNVSGQPSIALPVHVTDAGLPLGIQAVGRPGDEQDAFVACRADGEGFRVADAAGAAQGAGLIRQISSS, via the coding sequence ATGGGCCCGAAGGGGGCCGACGAGCTCCTCGAAAACCTGCTCGACAAATTGCATCTGACCCGTCTCTTGGAGATCAGATCCCTGTTTGGGCAATTGATGGACAAGAGCCTGTGGTTCACCCACCGGCCGGCGATCCAGAATGTCAGCGGCCAGCCGTCGATCGCGCTGCCGGTCCATGTCACCGATGCCGGCCTGCCGCTTGGCATCCAGGCCGTCGGCCGCCCCGGCGACGAGCAGGACGCTTTTGTCGCTTGCCGCGCAGATGGAGAAGGTTTCCGGGTGGCTGACGCGGCGGGCGCCGCTCAAGGTGCCGGCCTGATCCGGCAGATTTCATCATCGTGA
- the argB gene encoding acetylglutamate kinase, producing the protein MTEITATAEMQAALLSRALPYMQRYEHKTVVVKYGGHAMGDIELGKAFARDIALLKQSGVNPIVVHGGGPQIGAMLAKMGIESKFEGGLRVTDQKTVEIVEMVLAGSINKEIVALINAEGEWAIGLCGKDGNMVFAEKARKTMIDPDSNIERVLDLGFVGEPVEVDRTLLDLLARSEMIPVLAPVAPGRDGHTYNINADTFAGAIAGACQATRLLFLTDVPGVLDKNKKLIDELTVAEAKALIKDGTVSGGMIPKVETCIEAIERGVEGVVILNGKTPHAVLLELFTEHGAGTLIVP; encoded by the coding sequence ATGACGGAGATCACCGCCACCGCCGAAATGCAGGCCGCCCTGCTCTCGCGGGCCCTGCCCTATATGCAGCGCTACGAGCACAAGACGGTGGTGGTGAAATATGGCGGTCATGCCATGGGCGATATCGAGCTCGGCAAGGCTTTCGCCCGTGACATCGCGCTGCTGAAGCAGTCCGGCGTCAACCCGATCGTCGTCCATGGCGGCGGGCCGCAGATCGGCGCCATGCTGGCCAAGATGGGCATCGAATCCAAGTTCGAAGGCGGACTGCGCGTCACGGATCAGAAGACGGTCGAAATCGTCGAGATGGTGCTGGCCGGTTCGATCAACAAGGAGATCGTCGCGCTGATCAACGCCGAGGGCGAATGGGCGATCGGCCTGTGCGGCAAGGACGGCAACATGGTGTTCGCCGAAAAGGCGCGCAAGACCATGATCGACCCGGATTCCAACATCGAGCGTGTGCTCGATCTCGGTTTCGTCGGCGAACCGGTCGAAGTCGACCGCACCCTGCTCGACCTGCTGGCGCGCTCCGAAATGATCCCGGTGCTGGCGCCGGTGGCGCCCGGCCGCGATGGCCATACCTACAACATCAATGCCGACACCTTCGCCGGCGCCATCGCCGGCGCCTGCCAGGCGACGCGCCTTTTGTTCCTGACCGACGTGCCCGGCGTGCTCGACAAGAACAAGAAGCTGATCGACGAGCTGACGGTGGCCGAAGCCAAGGCGCTGATCAAGGACGGCACGGTGTCGGGCGGCATGATCCCCAAAGTCGAGACCTGCATCGAGGCGATCGAGCGCGGCGTCGAAGGCGTCGTCATCCTCAACGGCAAGACGCCGCATGCGGTGCTTCTGGAACTGTTCACCGAACACGGCGCCGGCACGCTAATCGTGCCCTGA
- a CDS encoding RidA family protein, translated as MTKRDAIFPAGRQALYEINRYSAAIRSGDLLFVSGQVGSREDGSPEPVFEKQVQLAFDNLAAVLKAAGATFDDIVDVTTFHTDPATQWPVIDAVRLKVFGEPPYTNWTAVGVNWLAGFDFEIKVIARLPQPA; from the coding sequence ATGACCAAACGTGACGCGATCTTTCCTGCCGGCAGGCAGGCTCTCTACGAGATCAATCGCTATTCTGCTGCAATCCGATCGGGCGATCTTTTGTTTGTCTCGGGCCAGGTCGGCAGCCGCGAGGACGGGTCGCCCGAACCTGTCTTCGAAAAGCAGGTCCAGCTTGCCTTCGACAATCTCGCGGCAGTGCTGAAAGCAGCGGGCGCCACGTTCGACGATATAGTCGACGTGACCACCTTCCACACCGATCCGGCAACGCAATGGCCCGTGATCGATGCCGTTCGGCTGAAGGTGTTCGGTGAACCGCCCTACACCAATTGGACGGCGGTCGGCGTCAACTGGTTAGCCGGCTTCGACTTCGAGATAAAGGTCATCGCGCGCCTGCCCCAGCCTGCCTAA
- the bchE gene encoding magnesium-protoporphyrin IX monomethyl ester anaerobic oxidative cyclase, whose product MNIVLINPPHTAIGSRVPDDHLPPLGLLALGGPLIDAGHKVRLVDAEFGPMPLETLVRDALSGQPDCILIGHSGSTSAHPTALAIARMVKALEPATLVIYGGVFPTYHWRDILAASDVFDFIVRGEGEATILALVVALDNRRPLGDVAGIAYRDDLGRPFATRPAGTTANLDEYRVGWELIDHRRYSYWGGKRAVVMQFSRGCPHLCNYCGQRGFWTRWRHRDPKKFAQEIAWLHRQHGVELINLADENPTVSKKVWRAFLDALIAENVPVLIVGSTRADDIVRDADILHLYRKAGVIRWLLGMENTDQQTLQLIRKGGSTSSDREAIRLLRQHGILSMATWVAGFEDETFRDLWRGFRQLLAYDPDQIQALYVTPHRWTPFFRIAKDRKVIQTDARLWDYKHQVLQMTRLKPWMLFFSVKLIEVAVQSRPKALARILFHPDPEQRHSMRWYTQMGRRVWFREVWGFLARDRRLKDGPTLAEFWGAPQDADEESMVVMRPPLKPAEAAVAISAGT is encoded by the coding sequence ATGAACATCGTGCTGATCAATCCGCCGCACACCGCCATCGGCAGCCGCGTGCCCGATGACCATCTGCCACCGCTCGGCCTGCTGGCACTGGGCGGCCCGCTTATCGACGCCGGCCATAAAGTCCGGCTGGTCGATGCCGAATTCGGGCCGATGCCGTTGGAAACTCTGGTGCGCGATGCGCTCAGCGGCCAGCCCGATTGCATCCTGATCGGCCACTCCGGCTCGACCTCGGCGCATCCCACCGCGCTCGCGATCGCCCGCATGGTCAAGGCGCTCGAGCCGGCGACGCTGGTGATCTATGGCGGCGTGTTCCCGACCTATCACTGGCGCGACATATTGGCGGCGAGCGATGTCTTCGACTTCATCGTGCGCGGCGAGGGCGAGGCAACCATCCTTGCCCTGGTCGTGGCACTGGACAATCGCCGGCCGCTGGGCGATGTCGCGGGTATCGCCTATCGCGACGATCTCGGCCGCCCCTTCGCGACGCGGCCGGCCGGGACCACTGCCAATCTGGACGAGTACCGCGTCGGCTGGGAGCTGATCGATCACCGCCGCTACAGCTATTGGGGCGGCAAGCGCGCCGTGGTCATGCAGTTTTCGCGGGGCTGTCCGCATCTGTGCAACTATTGCGGCCAGCGCGGTTTCTGGACCCGCTGGCGGCACCGCGACCCCAAAAAATTTGCGCAGGAGATTGCCTGGCTGCACCGCCAGCACGGCGTCGAACTGATCAACCTCGCCGACGAAAACCCGACCGTATCGAAGAAGGTTTGGCGCGCCTTTCTCGATGCGCTGATCGCCGAGAACGTGCCGGTGCTGATCGTCGGCTCGACCCGGGCCGACGACATCGTGCGCGATGCCGACATCCTGCACCTCTATCGCAAGGCCGGCGTCATCCGCTGGCTGCTCGGCATGGAAAACACCGACCAGCAGACGCTTCAACTGATCCGCAAGGGCGGCAGCACCTCATCCGACCGCGAGGCGATCCGGCTGCTCCGCCAGCATGGCATACTGTCCATGGCGACCTGGGTGGCGGGGTTCGAGGATGAGACCTTTCGCGATCTGTGGCGCGGCTTTCGCCAGCTGCTTGCCTACGACCCCGACCAGATCCAGGCGCTCTATGTCACGCCGCACCGCTGGACGCCGTTCTTCCGCATCGCCAAGGACCGCAAGGTGATCCAGACGGATGCCCGGCTGTGGGACTACAAGCACCAGGTGCTGCAGATGACCCGGCTGAAACCGTGGATGCTGTTCTTCTCGGTCAAGCTGATCGAGGTCGCGGTGCAGTCGCGGCCGAAGGCGCTGGCGCGCATTCTCTTCCACCCCGATCCCGAACAGCGCCATTCGATGCGCTGGTACACCCAAATGGGCCGCCGCGTGTGGTTCCGCGAGGTCTGGGGTTTCCTGGCCCGCGACCGCCGCCTCAAGGATGGTCCGACGCTGGCTGAGTTCTGGGGCGCGCCGCAGGATGCCGATGAGGAATCCATGGTCGTCATGCGCCCGCCGCTCAAGCCGGCCGAAGCGGCTGTCGCGATCTCGGCCGGCACCTGA
- a CDS encoding Lrp/AsnC family transcriptional regulator, which yields MPQFDDFEIKMLDVLQRDGRKPVSELAQEIGLSTTPCARRFEALQEAGIIKGFAAVLNRRAVGLMVEVFIQVRLTSHSDGSPETFIAAVQRMDEVSSCWTMTGDHDFLLHVMVPSVDELNAFVMHRLMRLAGVRDVHTQLVLQNIKGPGHVPLAHLRR from the coding sequence ATGCCTCAGTTCGACGATTTCGAGATCAAGATGCTGGATGTGCTTCAGCGCGATGGACGCAAGCCCGTGTCCGAACTGGCGCAGGAGATCGGCCTGTCGACGACGCCTTGCGCCCGCCGCTTCGAGGCGCTGCAGGAGGCCGGCATCATCAAGGGCTTTGCCGCCGTGCTCAACCGCCGCGCCGTCGGCCTGATGGTCGAGGTGTTCATCCAGGTGCGGCTCACCAGCCACAGCGACGGTTCGCCCGAAACCTTCATCGCCGCCGTGCAACGCATGGACGAAGTGTCGTCATGCTGGACGATGACCGGCGACCACGATTTCCTGCTGCACGTCATGGTGCCGTCGGTCGACGAACTCAACGCCTTCGTCATGCACCGCCTGATGCGCCTTGCCGGCGTGCGCGACGTTCACACCCAGCTGGTGCTGCAGAACATCAAGGGCCCGGGCCACGTGCCGCTCGCCCACCTCAGGCGGTAG
- the phhA gene encoding phenylalanine 4-monooxygenase: MTTMSVAEYARDCAAQGLRGDYSVCRSDFTVAQGYDYSADEQAVWRTLCDRQTKLTQKLAHHSYLDGVAALGLLDKIPDFGAVSDRLRKLTGWEIVAVPGLIPAAPFFDHLANRRFPVTNWLRTKDELDYIVEPDMFHDFFGHVPILTQPVFADFMQMYGEKAESVIALGGDEMITRLYWYTAEYGLIQEEGQKLKAFGAGLMSSFTELQFAVASPDAHHVPFDLETVMRTGYEIDKFQRAYFVLPSFDVLRDAFRTADFKAIVARRKGQPTLDPATV, translated from the coding sequence ATGACGACGATGAGCGTTGCCGAATATGCCCGTGATTGCGCGGCGCAAGGCCTGCGTGGCGACTATTCAGTGTGCCGTTCCGATTTCACCGTGGCGCAGGGCTATGATTACAGCGCCGACGAACAGGCGGTGTGGCGCACGCTGTGCGACCGGCAGACCAAGCTGACGCAGAAGCTGGCGCACCATTCCTATCTCGATGGCGTCGCCGCACTCGGCCTGCTCGACAAGATCCCGGATTTCGGCGCGGTCTCAGACAGGCTGCGCAAGCTGACCGGCTGGGAAATCGTCGCCGTGCCTGGCCTCATCCCGGCCGCGCCCTTCTTCGACCATCTCGCCAACCGGCGCTTTCCGGTGACCAACTGGCTGCGCACCAAGGACGAGCTCGACTACATCGTCGAACCCGACATGTTCCACGACTTCTTCGGCCATGTGCCCATCCTGACACAGCCGGTGTTTGCCGACTTCATGCAGATGTATGGCGAAAAGGCTGAGAGCGTGATTGCGCTGGGCGGTGACGAGATGATCACCCGGCTCTACTGGTACACCGCCGAATACGGGCTGATACAGGAGGAGGGCCAGAAGCTGAAAGCTTTCGGCGCCGGGCTGATGTCGTCGTTCACCGAATTGCAGTTCGCCGTCGCGAGCCCGGACGCGCACCACGTGCCCTTCGACCTCGAAACGGTAATGCGCACCGGTTACGAGATCGACAAGTTCCAGCGCGCTTATTTCGTGCTGCCGTCCTTCGACGTGCTGCGCGATGCGTTCCGGACCGCCGATTTCAAGGCGATCGTTGCCCGCCGCAAGGGGCAGCCGACCCTGGATCCAGCGACGGTTTAG
- a CDS encoding GMC family oxidoreductase: MIFDSYEAFRASDFKPKVCILGSGPAGTTIARKLGAAGIPVVVLEAGAREFSDESQDFYRGSTVGDQYFDLDITRLRFMGGSSNHWAGWCRVLDKQDFEPKAWAPDTGWPIARTDIEPYLSEMHDILELPDFKPDVPISDDIRWVQLIKSPAVRFGEKFSDELDKSKNIALVLNTYATELAGDGKRVTGARLWSNGKDAGAFSADCFIVCAGGLENSRLLLWSNQRSNGGVVPNATALGRYWMEHPTFEGGNAILADYREFEVDAVNEAFFSPTLAAMERLQIMNFGIRLIETPYAGVKSLIADLACTAPEAAEWIAYQLSQNLRCAAQLYVAWEQAPLASNHIELSKTDVDRAGVPRIELHWKKSPLERRTILEGLKLFGTTLIEKDLGRVRIMDWLTNGEDYPTDEELAGHHHMGGTRMGTDITKSVVDANCKVHGMDNLYVGGSSVFCTSGECNPTTTITALACRLGDHLTKVITV; the protein is encoded by the coding sequence ATGATCTTCGACAGCTATGAGGCGTTTCGAGCCTCGGATTTCAAGCCCAAGGTCTGCATTCTCGGCTCCGGGCCGGCCGGCACCACCATTGCCAGAAAGCTCGGCGCCGCCGGCATTCCGGTCGTGGTGCTGGAGGCCGGCGCACGCGAATTCAGCGACGAGTCGCAGGATTTCTACCGCGGCTCCACGGTCGGCGATCAATATTTCGATCTCGACATCACCCGGCTGCGCTTCATGGGCGGGTCGTCGAACCACTGGGCCGGCTGGTGCCGCGTGCTCGACAAGCAGGACTTTGAGCCCAAGGCATGGGCGCCGGACACCGGCTGGCCAATCGCCCGGACCGACATCGAGCCCTATCTGTCCGAGATGCACGACATACTCGAGCTTCCCGACTTCAAGCCCGATGTGCCGATTTCAGACGACATACGCTGGGTGCAGCTGATCAAGAGCCCGGCCGTGCGCTTTGGCGAGAAATTCTCCGACGAGCTCGACAAGAGCAAGAACATAGCGCTCGTGCTCAACACCTATGCCACCGAACTTGCCGGGGACGGCAAACGAGTGACCGGCGCCAGGCTGTGGTCGAACGGCAAGGATGCCGGCGCCTTCAGCGCCGATTGTTTCATCGTCTGCGCCGGCGGGCTGGAGAATTCGCGGCTGCTTCTATGGTCGAACCAGCGCTCGAATGGCGGCGTGGTGCCGAACGCCACGGCACTTGGCCGCTACTGGATGGAGCACCCGACCTTCGAGGGCGGCAATGCCATCCTGGCCGATTACAGGGAGTTCGAGGTTGATGCCGTCAACGAGGCGTTCTTCTCGCCGACGCTCGCCGCCATGGAGCGGCTGCAGATCATGAATTTCGGCATACGCCTGATCGAGACGCCCTATGCCGGCGTCAAGAGCCTGATTGCCGACCTCGCCTGCACCGCGCCCGAGGCCGCCGAATGGATCGCCTACCAGCTCAGCCAGAACCTGCGCTGCGCCGCCCAGCTCTACGTCGCCTGGGAACAGGCGCCGCTGGCCTCGAACCATATCGAATTGTCGAAGACCGATGTCGACCGTGCCGGCGTGCCGCGCATCGAGCTGCACTGGAAGAAGTCGCCGTTGGAGCGCCGCACCATCCTCGAGGGGCTCAAGCTGTTCGGAACGACGCTGATCGAGAAGGACCTCGGCCGCGTCCGCATCATGGACTGGCTGACCAATGGCGAGGACTACCCGACGGATGAGGAACTGGCCGGCCACCACCACATGGGCGGCACGCGCATGGGCACCGATATCACCAAGAGCGTGGTCGACGCCAACTGCAAGGTGCACGGCATGGACAATCTCTATGTCGGCGGCTCGTCGGTGTTCTGCACGTCGGGCGAATGCAACCCGACGACGACAATCACCGCACTTGCCTGCCGGCTAGGCGACCATCTGACCAAAGTAATCACGGTGTGA
- a CDS encoding GGDEF domain-containing protein: protein MSRIVLKSAAVAFGSVAISLLLTLIIVPAMGFPVDRTVWLTSTVCPLALAWIACASTFWQSDRLKNAHRDLARAHAQLAAAHRRLSAKASRDDMTGMLNRESFFAALDGSRRKSDRGALLIIDADHFKAINDSFGHLTGDDALVLIASAIERGVRSGDVLGRIGGEEFGAFLVGATEAEARRVAERIRREVELVRFRPVDERTVPLTVSIGGITCAQDADVSDLMRAADRRLYEAKHRGRNLSILDRDISEAA, encoded by the coding sequence ATGAGTCGCATAGTCTTAAAGTCCGCCGCGGTCGCATTCGGCTCGGTAGCCATCTCGCTTTTGCTGACGCTGATCATCGTTCCCGCCATGGGTTTTCCGGTCGACCGCACTGTCTGGCTGACATCGACGGTGTGCCCGCTGGCGCTCGCCTGGATCGCCTGCGCCAGCACCTTCTGGCAGAGCGACCGACTGAAAAACGCGCATCGCGATCTCGCCCGCGCGCATGCCCAGCTCGCCGCCGCGCATCGGCGCCTGTCGGCGAAGGCGAGCCGCGACGACATGACCGGCATGCTCAACCGCGAGAGCTTCTTTGCCGCGTTGGACGGCTCGCGGCGCAAATCCGATCGCGGCGCGCTGCTGATCATCGACGCCGACCATTTCAAGGCGATCAACGACAGTTTCGGCCATCTGACCGGCGATGACGCACTGGTGTTGATCGCCAGCGCCATCGAGCGCGGCGTCCGCAGCGGCGACGTGCTCGGCCGCATTGGCGGTGAGGAGTTCGGCGCCTTCCTGGTCGGCGCTACGGAAGCCGAAGCCCGGCGCGTGGCCGAGCGCATCCGCCGTGAAGTCGAGCTGGTCCGCTTTCGTCCGGTCGACGAGCGCACGGTGCCGCTGACCGTCTCGATCGGCGGCATCACCTGTGCGCAAGATGCCGATGTCTCGGACCTGATGCGCGCCGCCGACCGCCGGCTCTACGAGGCGAAGCACCGCGGCCGCAATTTGTCGATCCTAGACCGGGATATTTCCGAAGCTGCCTGA
- a CDS encoding pyrimidine 5'-nucleotidase produces MTTLPDPARFAHVTDWVFDLDNTLYPHHSNLFSQIDVKMTAYVGELLTLPREEARKLQKELYLEYGTTLNGLMTRHGIDPDDFLEKVHDIDYSWLVPDPVLGTAIRQLPGRKFIFTNGDRRHAERTARQLGILDHFDDIFDIVAAGLTPKPSRQTYEKFAELHAVTGHNAVMFEDLARNLEVPKSLGMTTVLVVPRNFEPTFAEIWERDPANEDDVDFVTDDLATFLTGIVEGVEELRS; encoded by the coding sequence ATGACCACGCTGCCCGATCCCGCCCGCTTCGCCCATGTCACCGACTGGGTGTTCGACCTCGACAACACGCTTTATCCGCACCATTCGAATCTGTTTTCGCAGATCGACGTCAAGATGACGGCCTATGTCGGAGAACTGCTCACGCTACCGCGCGAGGAAGCGCGCAAGCTGCAGAAGGAACTCTATCTCGAATATGGCACGACGCTGAACGGGCTGATGACGCGCCACGGCATCGACCCCGACGATTTTCTCGAAAAGGTGCACGACATCGACTATTCGTGGCTGGTGCCGGATCCGGTGCTGGGCACCGCCATCCGCCAGCTGCCCGGCCGCAAGTTCATCTTCACCAATGGCGACCGCAGGCACGCCGAGCGCACCGCGCGCCAGCTCGGCATACTCGACCATTTCGACGACATTTTCGATATCGTCGCCGCCGGGCTGACGCCGAAGCCGTCGCGGCAGACCTATGAGAAGTTTGCCGAACTGCACGCCGTCACCGGACACAATGCGGTGATGTTCGAGGATCTCGCCCGCAACCTGGAGGTGCCGAAATCACTGGGCATGACCACGGTGCTGGTGGTGCCGCGCAATTTCGAGCCGACCTTTGCCGAGATCTGGGAACGCGATCCGGCCAATGAGGACGACGTCGATTTCGTCACCGACGATCTCGCGACGTTTCTGACGGGGATAGTGGAGGGGGTAGAGGAATTGAGGAGCTGA